The Hevea brasiliensis isolate MT/VB/25A 57/8 chromosome 1, ASM3005281v1, whole genome shotgun sequence genome has a window encoding:
- the LOC110634080 gene encoding nucleosome assembly protein 1;4 isoform X1 translates to MSNDNKDSFDMSDVDASLPAAAAALSAEDRADLVNALKNKLQSLAGQHSNILESLSPIVRKRVEFLREIQSQHDELESKFIEERRALEAKYQKLYEPLYAKRYEIINGVKEVEGFTNEVAMNQEGDETTEEKGVPDFWLTAMKTNEVVDEEITERDEGALKFLKDIKWYRIDNPEGFKLEFYFDANPYFKNSVLTKTYHMIDDDDPILEKTIGTEIEWYPGKCLTKKVLKKKPKKGSKNAKPITKIENCASFFNFFNTPNIPEEDDDLDDDAVEEIQDRMEQDYNIGTTIRDKIIPHAVSWFTGEAVDDELDVEDDDDDDDDDDDDVDEDEDENEDDEDEDDDNEDVNEGKGRRKKSSSGPKKSGGARTGESQQSERAPECKQQ, encoded by the exons ATGAGTAACGACAACAAGGATAGCTTTGACATGTCCGATGTCGACGCCTCCCTCCCTGCCGCTGCTGCCG CTCTTAGTGCGGAGGATCGTGCTGACCTTGTTAACGCTCTCAAG AATAAGCTTCAAAGCTTGGCTGGGCAACACTCAAATATTCTTGAATCTCTGTCACCCATTGTCAGGAAGCGTGTTGAGTTTCTAAGAGAGATTCAG AGCCAACATGATGAGCTGGAGTCAAAGTTTATAGAGGAAAGAAGGGCATTAGAAGCTAAATACCAGAAACTTTATGAACCACTTTATGCAAAG AGATATGAGATTATTAATGgtgtaaaagaagttgaagggtTTACAAATGAAGTTGCAATGAACCAAGAAGGGGACGAAACTACAGAAG AGAAAGGAGTGCCTGATTTCTGGCTTACTGCAATGAAAACCAATGAAGTAGTGGATGAGGAG ATAACAGAACGTGATGAAGGGGCTCTTAAGTTTCTTAAAGATATCAAATGGTATAGAATTGATAACCCTGAAGGTTTCAAGCTGGAGTTTTACTTCGACGCTAATCCATACTTCAAAAATTCTGTCCTGACAAAGACATATCATATGATTGATGATGATGATcctattttggagaaaacaattGG GACGGAGATTGAATGGTATCCAGGAAAATGCTTAACAAAGAAGGTCCTGAAGAAGAAACCAAAAAAGGGATCAAAGAATGCCAAACCcatcacaaaaattgagaattgtgctagtttcttcaatttctttaacACTCCTAATATCCCTGAGGAAGATGATGACCTAGATGATGATGCT GTTGAGGAAATCCAGGATAGAATGGAACAGGATTACAATATTGG TACTACCATTCGGGACAAAATTATTCCTCATGCTGTGTCATGGTTTACGGGGGAGGCTGTTGATGATGAATTAGATGtagaagatgatgatgatgatgatgatgatgatgatgatgatgttgaCGAAGATGAAGATGAGAATGAAGATGATGAGGATGAGGATGACGACAATGAGGATGTCAACGAAGGAAAAGGTCGCAGGAAGAAG TCATCTAGTGGACCTAAG AAAAGTGGAGGAGCACGAACTGGGGAAAGTCAGCAAAGTGAGCGTGCTCCAGAGTGCAAGCAACAGTAG
- the LOC110634080 gene encoding nucleosome assembly protein 1;4 isoform X2 gives MSNDNKDSFDMSDVDASLPAAAAALSAEDRADLVNALKNKLQSLAGQHSNILESLSPIVRKRVEFLREIQSQHDELESKFIEERRALEAKYQKLYEPLYAKRYEIINGVKEVEGFTNEVAMNQEGDETTEEKGVPDFWLTAMKTNEVVDEEITERDEGALKFLKDIKWYRIDNPEGFKLEFYFDANPYFKNSVLTKTYHMIDDDDPILEKTIGTEIEWYPGKCLTKKVLKKKPKKGSKNAKPITKIENCASFFNFFNTPNIPEEDDDLDDDAVEEIQDRMEQDYNIGTTIRDKIIPHAVSWFTGEAVDDELDVEDDDDDDDDDDDDVDEDEDENEDDEDEDDDNEDVNEGKGRRKKKSGGARTGESQQSERAPECKQQ, from the exons ATGAGTAACGACAACAAGGATAGCTTTGACATGTCCGATGTCGACGCCTCCCTCCCTGCCGCTGCTGCCG CTCTTAGTGCGGAGGATCGTGCTGACCTTGTTAACGCTCTCAAG AATAAGCTTCAAAGCTTGGCTGGGCAACACTCAAATATTCTTGAATCTCTGTCACCCATTGTCAGGAAGCGTGTTGAGTTTCTAAGAGAGATTCAG AGCCAACATGATGAGCTGGAGTCAAAGTTTATAGAGGAAAGAAGGGCATTAGAAGCTAAATACCAGAAACTTTATGAACCACTTTATGCAAAG AGATATGAGATTATTAATGgtgtaaaagaagttgaagggtTTACAAATGAAGTTGCAATGAACCAAGAAGGGGACGAAACTACAGAAG AGAAAGGAGTGCCTGATTTCTGGCTTACTGCAATGAAAACCAATGAAGTAGTGGATGAGGAG ATAACAGAACGTGATGAAGGGGCTCTTAAGTTTCTTAAAGATATCAAATGGTATAGAATTGATAACCCTGAAGGTTTCAAGCTGGAGTTTTACTTCGACGCTAATCCATACTTCAAAAATTCTGTCCTGACAAAGACATATCATATGATTGATGATGATGATcctattttggagaaaacaattGG GACGGAGATTGAATGGTATCCAGGAAAATGCTTAACAAAGAAGGTCCTGAAGAAGAAACCAAAAAAGGGATCAAAGAATGCCAAACCcatcacaaaaattgagaattgtgctagtttcttcaatttctttaacACTCCTAATATCCCTGAGGAAGATGATGACCTAGATGATGATGCT GTTGAGGAAATCCAGGATAGAATGGAACAGGATTACAATATTGG TACTACCATTCGGGACAAAATTATTCCTCATGCTGTGTCATGGTTTACGGGGGAGGCTGTTGATGATGAATTAGATGtagaagatgatgatgatgatgatgatgatgatgatgatgatgttgaCGAAGATGAAGATGAGAATGAAGATGATGAGGATGAGGATGACGACAATGAGGATGTCAACGAAGGAAAAGGTCGCAGGAAGAAG AAAAGTGGAGGAGCACGAACTGGGGAAAGTCAGCAAAGTGAGCGTGCTCCAGAGTGCAAGCAACAGTAG
- the LOC131182027 gene encoding putative disease resistance protein At3g14460, with product MAEFVAGAILSALLPVLFERMASEEFLRFFKSRNLNEGLLNKLKTTLNSVDGLLADAEEKQITQPAVKIWLDDLKDAVYEADDLLDEIAFKALQSKLEHASHRQMVKKFLSSHNPFKKDMLGEKLEEILGRLKFLLEQKDPLGLGEKIGENLSLRKTPTTALPDDDESGVYGRDNDKEAIIKILLSDSDTNGLDVIPIVGMGGIGKTTLAQLVYNDSRVQHFQPRAWVCVTEEFNVFNVTKGILMEVKPGSYDDKTPNQLQQSLKEELSEKKFLLVLDDLWNDEYDDWNNLRKPLLYGAKGSKILVTTRNESVASVVGTVETYHLEKLTTEDCWSLFEKHAFLNDNSSVHPKLEDIGKEIVSKCDGLPLAAKTLGGLLRAERDAEKWEKIWKSNIWGLSNGRILPALRLSYHYLPSLLKQCFAYCAIFPKHYEFDKEDLVLLWMAEGFLAQPVGSKDMKEVGNDCFDDLVSRSLFQRSKGRGSCFVMHDLINDLAKFVSGEFFFQLEEGDNSRKIVRRTRHFSYAKSEPDFFEKFPGICEAKLLRTFIYMEPYTEQWQSSSYIRDQVTRDLLPTLSRLRVLSLSRHCIFRLPDSIRELKLLQYLNLSGTLIRSLPESICSSYLLQILILRECKNLVVLPTNIGRLINLSHLDIRGTKLQEMPPEMGKLINLQKLTDFFLSKQSWSSIKELGKLQALAGELCIWNLQDIEEAKDAVEANLKGKKKLKKLKLTWERNIHDSIDSEHDRCVLESLQPQIQLEHLSIHGYCSASFPDWIGHSSFSRIVSLELSGCGMTCSYLPPLGQLASLEYLTIVHFGVEVVGPEFYGSCTSMKKPFGLLKVLSFSYMGRWREWISCEGAFPVLEELHVSSCANLKKVALPGYLPCLTTLDVDSCQQLAVALLRAPAILRVSTVGVTLEKLPSGLYSLISYGLEPFDFVMEIMGRIGLLPNALEKVVIYDSYSLENFPLTLFSEVKTLKVRDCGNLDDFLTPGTNGDITSLYSLEIEKCQYLVSFLEGGLPASNLTRLSLCDCPNLKSLPQNMRSLLLSLVDLRIMSCPALESFPEDGLPSSLSSLSISYCAELEPFPKRCLPDKLESLHIQSCNKLVAGRMQWDLQTIPSLVKLVIERCEDVESFEMLLPSSLISLEINHLHNLKCLDFKGLQNLTSLRELKVCSCRELQYMPKSLHSLAPSLTSLEINHCPKLELFLEGCLPSKLESLEIYACSKLLAHLMQSDLQGLSSLSQLTIAEYGAKDMESFPGKMLLPSTLTSLKIYSLENLKFLDKGLLHLTSLKELRITHCYNLQSLPEEGLPSSLSSLLIHACPLLEQKCRSGAQYRSMISQIPDVWVIHH from the coding sequence ATGGCTGAATTTGTAGCAGGAGCGATTCTCTCCGCTTTACTTCCAGTTCTTTTTGAGCGGATGGCTTCTGAAGAATTTCTGCGCTTCTTCAAAAGCCGAAATCTCAATGAGGGACTGCTAAACAAGTTGAAGACAACTTTGAATTCTGTTGATGGACTGCTTGCTGACGCAGAGGAGAAGCAGATCACTCAGCCAGCAGTGAAAATTTGGCTCGATGACCTCAAAGATGCTGTCTACGAGGCGGATGACTTGTTGGATGAGATTGCTTTTAAAGCTCTACAATCCAAGTTGGAACATGCATCTCATAGACAGATGGTAAAGAAATTTCTCTCTTCTCATAATCCCTTCAAAAAGGATATGTTGGGGGAAAAGTTAGAAGAGATCCTTGGGAGACTTAAGTTTCTATTAGAACAAAAGGATCCACTTGGTTTGGgagaaaaaattggagaaaacctGTCTCTGAGGAAAACACCAACCACTGCTCTGCCAGATGATGATGAATCCGGTGTTTATGGTAGGGATAACGACAAGGAAGCCATAATAAAGATCCTGCTATCCGATTCTGATACCAATGGCTTGGATGTGATACCCATTGTGGGTATGGGTGGGATCGGTAAgaccactcttgctcaacttgtcTACAATGACAGCAGAGTACAGCACTTTCAACCCAGAGCATGGGTCTGCGTAACAGAAGAATTCAATGTTTTCAATGTAACAAAAGGTATTCTTATGGAAGTCAAGCCAGGGTCTTATGACGACAAGACTCCAAATCAACTTCAGCAAAGCCTGAAGGAAGAATTGAGTGAGAAAAAATTTTTGCTCGTCTTGGATGATCTTTGGAATGATGAGTATGATGATTGGAATAATTTACGGAAACCATTATTGTATGGAGCAAAAGGAAGTAAGATCCTTGTTACAACTCGCAATGAAAGCGTGGCATCAGTCGTGGGTACTGTTGAAACTTATCATTTAGAGAAATTAACTACCGAGGATTGCTGGTCCTTGTTTGAAAAGCATGCATTTCTCAATGATAATTCCAGCGTGCATCCTAAATTAGAAGACATTGGCAAGGAGATAGTAAGCAAGTGTGATGGCCTACCTTTAGCAGCAAAAACACTTGGTGGCCTGCTACGTGCTGAAAGAGATGCTGAGAAATGGGAGAAAATATGGAAGAGCAACATATGGGGATTATCAAATGGCAGGATTCTTCCGGCTCTAAGATTGAGCTATCATTATCTCCCTTCTCTTTTAAAGCAATGCTTTGCTTATTGTGCTATATTTCCTAAACATTATGAATTTGACAAGGAAGACTTAGTTCTTCTATGGATGGCCGAGGGCTTTCTAGCCCAACCTGTAGGAAGCAAGGATATGAAAGAAGTTGGTAACGATTGCTTTGATGATCTTGTGTCGAGGTCACTTTTCCAACGATCTAAAGGTCGTGGATCTTGCTTTGTTATGCATGATCTCATTAATGACTTAGCTAAATTTGTTTCTGGAGAATTTTTCTTTCAGTTGGAGGAGGGCGATAATTCACGCAAAATTGTTAGGAGGACTCGCCATTTCTCCTATGCTAAATCAGAACCAGATTTCTTTGAGAAATTTCCAGGCATTTGTGAAGCCAAACTTCTGCGCACTTTCATATATATGGAGCCATATACGGAGCAATGGCAGAGCAGTTCATACATCAGAGACCAGGTAACACGTGATTTATTGCCGACGCTCAGCCGTCTACGAGTACTATCTTTATCTCGGCATTGTATATTTAGGTTGCCTGATTCAAttagagaattgaagctattacaGTATCTGAATCTTTCTGGAACATTAATCAGAAGCCTGCCCGAATCTATATGCAGTTCGTATTTGTTGCAAATTTTAATCTTGCGTGAGTGTAAAAACTTAGTTGTGTTGCCGACTAACATCGGAAGATTAATCAACTTATCTCATCTTGATATAAGAGGAACAAAACTGCAAGAGATGCCACCAGAAATGGGTAAGCTTATAAATCTTCAAAAGTTAACAGATTTCTTTCTGAGTAAACAGAGTTGGTCTAGCATTAAAGAACTGGGGAAGCTTCAAGCTCTTGCAGGAGAACTTTGTATCTGGAATCTCCAGGACATTGAGGAAGCCAAAGATGCCGTGGAGGCCAATTTGAAGGGTAAAAAGAAACTTAAGAAGTTGAAGTTGACATGGGAGAGGAACATCCACGATAGTATTGATTCAGAGCATGACAGGTGTGTGCTGGAGTCGTTACAACCTCAAATACAATTGGAACATCTTTCAATTCATGGTTATTGCAGTGCCAGCTTTCCAGATTGGATAGGACACTCTTCTTTTTCTCGTATAGTGTCGTTGGAGTTGAGTGGATGTGGAATGACTTGCTCTTATTTACCGCCACTTGGGCAGCTAGCGTCTTTAGAATATCTTACTATCGTACACTTTGGAGTTGAGGTTGTCGGTCCTGAGTTCTATGGAAGTTGCACATCCATGAAGAAGCCATTTGGATTGTTGAAAGTTCTAAGCTTTTCATATATGGGAAGATGGAGGGAGTGGATTTCATGTGAAGGAGCCTTTCCTGTCCTTGAAGAGCTTCATGTAAGTAGTTGTGCCAACCTAAAGAAGGTTGCCCTGCCTGGTTATCTTCCTTGTTTAACGACACTGGATGTTGATAGTTGTCAGCAGCTTGCAGTTGCACTTCTAAGGGCTCCAGCTATACTTAGAGTAAGTACTGTAGGCGTGACATTGGAGAAACTGCCTTCTGGGTTGTACAGTCTCATAAGTTATGGATTGGAGCCATTTGACTTTGTAATGGAGATAATGGGAAGAATTGGTCTTCTTCCTAATGCTTTAGAAAAAGTTGTAATCTATGACTCTTATTCACTAGAGAACTTTCCACTAACGTTGTTTAGTGAGGTCAAGACTCTGAAAGTAAGAGACTGTGGAAATCTGGATGATTTTTTAACACCCGGGACAAATGGGGATATTACATCTCTCTATTccttggaaattgagaaatgccaATATTTAGTATCTTTTCTGGAAGGAGGATTGCCCGCCTCAAATTTGACACGGCTTTCATTATGTGATTGCCCGAATTTGAAGTCACTACCTCAGAATATGCGCTCTCTTCTCCTTTCCCTTGTTGATTTGAGGATAATGAGTTGTCCGGCACTTGAGTCGTTTCCTGAGGATGGGCTACCCTCCTCCCTTTCTTCTTTATCTATCAGTTATTGTGCAGAACTCGAGCCATTTCCAAAAAGATGTTTGCCGGACAAATTAGAATCGCTGCATATTCAGAGTTGCAACAAACTGGTCGCAGGCCGCATGCAGTGGGATCTACAAACCATCCCCTCTCTTGTGAAACTTGTGATTGAAAGATGTGAAGATGTGGAATCTTTTGAGATGTTACTGCCAtcctctcttatctctcttgaaattaatcatcttcataatctgaaaTGTTTAGACTTCAAGGGGCTTCAAAACCTCACTTCTCTTAGAGAATTGAAGGTCTGCAGCTGCCGTGAGCTCCAGTACATGCCAAAATCTTTGCATTCCCTCGCCCCTTCGCTTACAAGTTTGGAAATAAATCATTGTCCAAAGCTTGAGTTGTTTCTGGAAGGGTGTTTGCCCTCAAAATTAGAATCACTTGAAATCTATGCTTGCAGCAAACTCCTTGCTCACCTCATGCAATCGGATTTGCAAGGACTGTCCTCTCTTTCACAGCTTACAATTGCCGAGTACGGTGCCAAAGATATGGAATCCTTTCCTGGCAAGATGCTGCTTCCTTCCACTCTCACTTCTCTTAAAATCTACAGTCTTGAGAATCTGAAGTTTTTGGACAAGGGCCTTCTACACCTCACATCTCTTAAAGAATTGCGGATAACTCATTGCTATAATCTCCAATCCCTACCTGAAGAAGGGCTGCCTTCCTCCCTTTCTTCTCTCCTCATCCATGCTTGCCCTTTGTTAGAGCAAAAGTGTAGATCGGGTGCGCAATATCGGTCAATGATTTCTCAAATCCCTGACGTATGGGTGATACACCACTAG